The stretch of DNA CACGCGGCCGACCCGAACCGCCCCTCATCGCCCGCATCCGCCATGCCATTTTCTGGCGCTAGTCCCTGAACCCCCTTTAGTAGCGGTCACGGCTTGACTACCGGCCATGTCGGTCTCGCTCGGCGTGCTCACGCCCCGTGTCGCCACCAATCGAGCTCGTAGGTCTCCCGCGGCCGCATGGGAGCAATACGTATGCTGAGTTCTGCAATCTCTCCAGCCAGAACTAGCACGTCTCCCTCCTCTACGCGAGTAGCGGTCAATTTGCTCTTGTTCGGAGAGAGGCCTACCCAGGCTTGTGCCAGTACCTCTTGGCGCGCAGGCATGCGGTGCGCCCGGACCTGCTGCTGAGCGAGCCCGGTCGCTGCGTAGTGCTGTCTCACGCGCTCACGATAGATGCTCGCGAGGACCTCCGGTGGACCCGCCATCCCCCTCCGGGCAGTCATTATCAGAACTAGGGAAGCGTCTGCGATTTCTCCTTGCTCCAAGGTCAAGCTCCTCATGCGCCGCCCCCGCCAACGCGCTTCGAGTAGGGTCGGCACTCCGTACCTCGAGAACGGAGTCAGTGCAAGAGGAGGGATCCCGGCCGAGCGCAGCACCTCTTGAGGCAATCGCGGCTTCCAACCATCTGCGTCTCTGAGTGACTCCACGTCTTAGCTTACCCCTACTGAGCCAGGTCCAGGTGCAGGGGCCTGGAGATAGAGACCCCGAAGCCGATGGCAGTGGCAGTAACGATCACATAGACGGGCCCAAAGGTGTCCGCCTCGAAGTCGTACGAGTCATATATCTCGTACGTTCCAAAGAGAGATTCTCCACTGTCGATTTCGGCGTGGTAGTCGCCAGAGGCGATGACGAGGTAACTGAAGCTCCACGCGAACACCCTGAAGTCTGAGACTATTCCCACAATGACTTCGCACACACCAAAGTCGCAGGTCAAGCTCGCCGAGAAAGTTCCAGCGTCACCTCCAGAAGTGGCAGAGGCTTTGCCAGCGATGCGGCCACTCGGGTCGACAAGAGTGGTCGGCTTGTTGTTCACGTATACGTAGCGGCCAACATATGGGTCCGCAACCTGCGCTGGGTGCGGGTCGGTTTGGGTGAAGCGGCCGAGGTGGGTGTCGTATTGGCGGGCGCGGAGGTGGTAGGTGTCGGTGAAGGTGTCGTAGTACTCGCCGGTGTAGCGCAGGGGGTTGGTGGGGGCGCCGGCGGTCTGGGTGCTGCGGCGTAGGTCGCCGTAGGCCTCGTAGTTGTACTGGGCTTGGACGGTGCCGGTGGCGTTGGTGAGGGCGGTGACGGAGCCGAGGCCGTCGTAGTGGTAGTAGAAGGTGCCGGCGCCGGTGGTCATGGCGATGGTGTCCAGGCCTTGGGTGTAGCGGCGCTGGAGTGCGTTGCTGCCGTTGGTTTCGCGGGCGAGCTGGGGCAGCGGGTTGTTGAGGTCCCACTGGTACTTGGTGGTGTTGGCCGCGGCGGGTGCGGTGGTGCCGGTGCTGGTGGCGGCGGTGAGGCGGTTGCCGTCGCCGTCGTAGGTGTACCGCTGGGTGCTGCCGTTGGTGGCGCCGCCGGTGCTGGTGGCGGCGGTGAGCTTGTTGGCGTCGTTGTAGGCGTAGGTCATGCCGCACTGGCGGGTCAGGTTGCCGTTGTCGTCGTACTCGTAGTTGGCGCAGGGCCCGGAGGGGCCGTCCTTGGCGGTGAGCTGGTCGGCGGCGTTGTAGGTGTAGGTGGTGACCTCGTTGACGCCGCCGACGGGACGTTC from Vallicoccus soli encodes:
- a CDS encoding RHS repeat domain-containing protein — protein: MRAVELTTHLRRRSAPRLARWPWARIRHPVPRPDGLLKTTTLPTGNGHAETRTYDNAGKLKTLTNKRGTTVLSSAAYDYDPNGNPTRITRQDEVVTYQYNVWNMLLQACYTTSCDTSGATTDTYFKYRYDKNGNRTTKERPVGGVNEVTTYTYNAADQLTAKDGPSGPCANYEYDDNGNLTRQCGMTYAYNDANKLTAATSTGGATNGSTQRYTYDGDGNRLTAATSTGTTAPAAANTTKYQWDLNNPLPQLARETNGSNALQRRYTQGLDTIAMTTGAGTFYYHYDGLGSVTALTNATGTVQAQYNYEAYGDLRRSTQTAGAPTNPLRYTGEYYDTFTDTYHLRARQYDTHLGRFTQTDPHPAQVADPYVGRYVYVNNKPTTLVDPSGRIAGKASATSGGDAGTFSASLTCDFGVCEVIVGIVSDFRVFAWSFSYLVIASGDYHAEIDSGESLFGTYEIYDSYDFEADTFGPVYVIVTATAIGFGVSISRPLHLDLAQ